CGTCGCCGCCGCCGGTGAATACCGTCTTGTAGCCGCGCGTCACGACCGCCTCGGCGATGTCGTGCGCCTCGGTGGCCGAGCGGGAGAAGAAGAGGTCGTCCTCGGGGACGATGCGCTGCAGGGACGCCCGCAGGGCGGTGTCCACCTGCCTCGCGTTCGCGTTGAGGAGCACGGCGAAGCCCGGCCGGGTGGCCGGGGTGCTCCTCATCCGAAGTGCGGAGTACGTCATCATCGAGGCGTCTCCTGTCCCGTGGTGCCGGTATGACGACCGCGCCACGGTCCTGAGCAAGCCGGGTGCCACGGCGCGTCATCCGGGCTATCCCCTCGACATTCCGATTGATGGCCGGCAAGAAAGGTGCTCCCTTGTGGGTGCGGCATTGCGTCGGGAGGGTGCCAACTGCGTAGCGCGCTACGCGGCTCGGCCGTCCGCCAGGCGGCGAGCCGAGCGCGTTTGACACCCCGATCCGCGGACTTAGGTTGCCCCCGTCAGGAGGATTTCCCACATGGCGAAGATCATCGGCATCGACCTGGGCACCACGAACTCCGTGGTGGCCGTGATGGAGGGCAAGGAGCCCGTCGTCATCACGAACGAGGAGGGCTCGCGCCTCACCCCGTCGGTCGTCGCCTACACGAAGGACAGCGAGCGGCTGGTCGGGCAGGTGGCCAAGCGGCAGGCCATCACCAACCCCGAGAAGACCATCTACTCCATCAAGCGGTTCATGGGCCGGCGCTACTCGGAGGTCGGCGAGGAGGTGAAGCGCGTCCCCTACCACGTGGTGGAGGGGCCGAACGGCGACGCCCGCATCGCGATCGACGGCAAGCAATACTCGCCGCCCGAGATCAGCGCGCAGGTGCTGCTCAAGCTGAAGCGCGCCGCCGAGACCTACCTGGGCGAGAAGGTGACCGACGCCGTGATCACGGTGCCGGCCTACTTCAACGACGCCCAGCGCCAGGCCACCAAGGACGCCGGCGAGATCGCCGGCCTCAACGTGCGCCGGATCGTGAACGAGCCCACCGCGGCCGCGCTCGCGTACGGGCTCGACAAGAAGAAGAACGAGAAGATCGCCGTCTACGACTTCGGCGGCGGCACCTTCGACATCTCGATCCTGGAGGTCGGCGAGAACGTGGTGGAGGTGCTCGCCACCAACGGCGACACGCACCTCGGCGGCGACAACATCGACCAGCTCGTCATCGACTGGCTCATCGCCGAGTTCAAGAAGGACACCGGCATCGACGTCTCCAAGGACAAGATGGTGCTGCAGCGCCTCAAGGAGGCGGCCGAGAAGGCGAAGATCGAGCTGTCGTCGATGATGGAGACGGAGATCAACCTCCCGTTCCTCACCGCCGACCAGACCGGCCCGAAGCACCTCGCCATCAAGCTCTCCCGCGCCAAGCTGGAGCAGCTGGTGGAGCCCCTCATCACCCGCTCGCTCGAGCCGACCCGGAAGTGCCTGGCCGACGCCAAGCTCGAGCCGGCGCAGATCGACGAGGTGGTGATGGTGGGCGGGCAGACGCGCATGCCGGCCATCCTCGCCGCGGTGAAGAAGTTCTTCGGCAAGGAGCCGAACCGCACCGTCAACCCGGACGAGGTGGTGGCCATCGGCGCCGCGGTCCAGGCGGGCGTGCTCTCGGGCGAGGTGAAGGACATCCTCCTCCTCGACGTGACCCCGCTCTCGCTGGGCGTGGAGACGCTGGGCGGCGTGATGACGAAGCTCATCGACCGCAACACCACCATCCCCTGCAAGCGGTCGGAGACGTTCTCCACCGCCTCGGACGGCCAGACCTCGGTCGAGATCCACGTCCTGCAGGGCGAGCGCGAGATGGCGCGCGACAACCGCACGCTGGGGCGCTTCCACCTGGAGGGCCTGCCGCCCGCGCCGCGCGGCCTGCCGCAGATCGAGGTGACGTTCGACATCGACGCGAACGGCATCCTCAACGTCTCGGCCAAGGACAAGGGCACCGGCAAGGAGACGAAGATCACCATCACCCACTCCTCGGGCCTGGCCAAGGACGAGGTGGAGAAGATGGTGGCCGACGCGAGCGCCCACGAGGCGGAGGACAAGAAGCGCCGCGAGGAGGTGGAGCAGAAGAACCGCGCCGAGAACCTCGCCTACCAGATGGAGAAGCTCGTCAAGGACAACAAGGAGAAGCTGGCCGCGGCGACGGTGAGCGAGATCGAGGAGGCGGTGAAGAAGGTCCACGAGGTGCGCGAGAAGGGCTCCGCCGAGGAGGTCAAGGCGGCGGTCGAGCGCCTCGAGAAGGCGAGCCACAAGGCGGCCGAGGAGCTCTACAAGACGGCGGGCGCCGCCGCTGGGGGCGCCGACGGCGGGCCGCAGCAGCCGCCGCCGCCGGAGGGTGGGGCCGGCAAGAAGGACGACGTCGTCGACGCCGAGTACAAGCAGGTCTGACGCCCCCGCGGCGCCGGAGCGCTGGGAACGCCCGCGGTCCACCCGGATCGCGGGCGTTCCTGCGTCTGGTGCGTCGCGCGCGACGCACCGGGTGGGGTGAGGTGCGACGTGCACCCACTGAGTCCCGTTGTCGCGTGGCCCCGCGCCCTCCTTCACGGTGAGGCAAACCCGTCTATCATCGCGTCCGGGGAGATCGGGACATGACGCTCGCAGACGACGCGGTGGGCCGGGCCGCCGATGGCTTCGAGGGGGGGGTGGCGGGCCTCGGCCTGTCCGATCTGCTCCAGCTCAACGCGCAGAACCGCTTCTCGGGCTGCTTCCGCATCGAGCACGAGGGCGCGCTGGGCGTCATCTTCTTCCGCGACGGCGAGATCGTGCACGCCGAGCGCGGCGAGCTGGTCGGGGAGGAGGCCTTCCGCGAGATCCTGGCCTGGCCGCGCGGCCGGTTCAGCGTCGAGCCGAACGTGGTCGCCGCCCGGCGCACCCTCCACAAGAGCTGCGAGCACCTCCTCATCGACGCGCTGCGCGTGGTGGACGAGCGGCGCTCCGGGCGCGCCCCCGCGGCCGCGCCGCCGCCCGCGGCCGCAGGCGGGGCGAGCGCCGCCGTCGAGGCGGCGCGCCGGGTGCCCGGGGTGGCGGAGGCGGTGCTGGTCACGCGGGACGGCAAGCGCGCCAGCGAGGGCGGCTACGAGGCGGAGGTCGTGGCGGGTCAGGCCTGCTACGTCGCGATGATGGCCGCCGAGCTGGGCGCGCTGTTCCAGGCGGGCGAGCTCCGCTCGGTCGCCGTCCAGGGCGCGCGCCGGCACCTGCTCCTGCTGGCGGGCAAGGCGCAGTCGCTGGCGGTGGTGGTCCGGGCCGATCACGAGCTGGGCTCCGTCGAGGCCGGCGTGCGCGCCGCCCTCGTCAAGGGCCGCTGAACGGGGAGGGGTGGCCATGCACGAGCTCCTGGCGCAGCTCAACGCGGTCCCCGGGGTGGTGGGGAGCCTCCTCTGCGACGGGGAGGGGCAGCTCCTCGCCCAGGCCTTCCCACCGGCGGTGGACCCGGCGCAGGCCGAGCGCGCGGCCGCGGTCCTGGCGGCGCGCGCCCCCGGCCTGGAGGCGGCGGTGGGCAAGGCGGCGCTGGCCGACTTCCGCTTCGCCGGCGCGCGGGTGGTGGTGAAGGGGCTCGAGGGCGGCGGTCAGCTCCTCTTCCTGTGCGCGCCCAGCATCAACCTGCCGTTCCTCACCATGTCGGCCTCGAGCGTGGTCAAGAAGCTCGAGCGCGCCGTGCGCGAGCGCCCCGGCCGCCCCGGCGCGGGGGCGCTCCACCGCGCGGTCCAGCGCGTGGACGAGCTCATCCTGCGGAGCGGCGGCGACCGCTTCAAGCTGCGCGGACAGATCGCCCTCAAGGCGGGCTTCGCGCTCGACCTCGTCGACCCCGACAGCCCCGACGACCCCGACAAGCTGAAGAAGCTCGAGGCGGCCGCGACCGCCGTGCTGGGCCAGCCCTTCCGTGCCGGAGATCCCACCCCATGAAGAGCCTCTCCATCCGCGTGAAGCTGGTCGTGTCCGTGGTCCTCATCTTGAGCGCCTCCGGGCTGGCCAGCGCCGGGCTCGTGCGCGCGCTCTACGCGCGGGCCGTCCGGAGCGCCTCCGAGGACGCGCTCCGCTCCGCCTCCACCGCCTACGAGGACCTCGAGCGCAACGACGTCGAGAAGCTCTCGACCGTGCTCGACACCCTCGTCCTCAACCCGGCCATCCGGGAGGCGTTCGCGGCCAAGGACCGCGAGCGGCTCGCCGCCGTGACCGCGCCCATCCACCACGCGCTCAAGGCGGAGCACGGCATCGGGCACTGGAACTTCGTCGAGCCCGAGACCCGCAAGATGTTCTTCCGCCCTCACCTCCCGGCCAAGTTCGGGGACGTGATCGAGCGGCAGGGCCTCCTCCGCGCCATGGCGCGGCAGGAGACCTCGGCCGGCAAGGAGCTCGGCAAGAGCGAGTTCGCCCTCCGCGTGGGGCGGCCGTTCGTCGTCGACGGCAAGCTCATCGGGTACATGGAGCTCGGGGAGGGCATCCAGCACTTCCTCGGCAAGATGAAGGCGCAGACCGGGAACGACTTCGCCATGTTCATCGCGAAGCGCTTCATCGACCAGGGCGAGTGGGCGCGCACCCGCGGCGCGGAGCGCAACGGCTGGGACGACTGGCCGGAGGTGGTGGTGGTGAACAGCACGACCGCCGACCCCATCGTCGACGCGTCGGCCATCGCAGGCGGCGGCGGCGCCAGCCAGATCCTCAGCGAGGAGGGCCGGGGCGGCGCCGCCTTCGTCCGCGGCGTGGTGCCGGTGCGCGACGCCTCGGGCACGGTGGTGGGCGGGCTGGTGGTGCGGCACGACATCAGCGCCCTCAACGCGGGGATGCGCGCCAGCCTGGTGCAGGCGCTCGCCTTCGTGGTGGCCCTCGCCCTCGTCGCCTGCGGCCTCATCTTCCTGCTGGTGGAGCGCCTCATCTTCGGCCGCCTGCGCCGCATGACCGGGACCATGGAGGACCTGTCGGTGCGGCTCGCCGGCGGCGACTACGGCGTCGGGGCGGCGGTGGTGGCGACGAACGACGACGAGATCGGCCGGTTCGAGCGGTTCTTCGGCGAGTTCCTGGCCCTGGTGGGGAACACGCTGCGCGCGCTGGCCGACCGCAAGCAGGCGGCGCGGCAGGTGGGCCGCCCCCCCGCCGCCTGACGGAGCGCCCCGGCGCGGGACCCGCGGCCCGCGCCGGCGCCGCGAGCGCGCGCTGGCGCCGCCGCCCCGGCGGCCCTACCATCCGGCGGTGCACCTCACCATCCTCAGCCGCTCCAGCGCCATCTACACCACCCGGCGGCTCGTCGAGGCGGCGCGCGCGCGCGGTCACCGCGCGCGCGTGCTCGACCCGGTGCAGGTCGAGATGGGGCTCGGCGGCACGGCTCCGGCGCTGTACCACCGACGCGCGCCCTTCCCGCGCACCGACGTGGTCATCCCCCGCATCGCGCTCTCCGTGAACCAGTACGGGCTGGCGGTGGTGAACCAGCTGCAGCTGCTCGGGGTGACCGTCCTCAACTCGGCGCAGGGCATCTCCGCCTCCCGCAACAAGATGCGCTGCCTGCAGCTCCTCGCCGGGCGCGGCATCGGCGTGCCGCTCACGGTCATGGCGAGCGACGCCTCCGGCCTGAAGGACATGGTGAAGCACGTCGGGGGCCTGCCGGTGCTGGTGAAGCTGGTCGCGCAGAGCGAGAAGACCGGGCTCATGATCTGCGAGTCGTTGCCCTCGCTCGAGGCCGCGCTGGAGGCGATCCTGGGCCTCGGGCAGAACATCGTGGTGCAGCAGTACGTGAAGGGGGCGCGCGGCCGCGACCTGCGCGCCTTCGTGGTGGGCGGCCGGGTGGTGGCGGCGCTGCGGCGCCGGCCGCGCGCGGGCCGCTTCGCGCGCACGCTGGCCCGGGGCGCGCGCATCGAGGCGTGCCGGCTGCCGCTGGAGGACGCGCGGGTGGCCGTCGAGACGGCGCGGGTGGTGGGCCTCGAGGTGTGCGCCGTCGACATGCTCGAGGTGAAGGGCGGCCCGCTCGTGTTCGAGGTGAACAGCTCGCCCGGGCTGCGCGAGGCGGAGGAGGCGTGCGGCGTGGACGTCGCGGCCGCGATCGTGGCGCGGGCCGAGGAGCTCCGCGCGGCCCGCCCGGCGCCGCTGGGGCTCGCCCGCGGCCGGCGCGGCGCGGCGCCCCGGCGGGCCCAGCTGCCGTGAATAGTTGGGGTCCCCGGGCCGTCTCTGCTATGGAAGCGCAGATGGAGGTCCTGCCCATGCGTTCGCTCCGCCCGCTCGCCCTGGCCGCGCTCTGCGCGCTCGCCGCGCCCGCGCTGGCCGCCGACCCGGGCGCCGAGGCCGCCCGCGCCTACGCGCTCGACACGTCCGCCTCGACCGCCGCGGTGCAGGCGGGCCAGCCCGGCAAGCTCGTGGTGGTGATCCGCCCCACCGCGCCCGGCTGGCACGTCCACCCGCAGGCGCCGCTCAAGATCCGGTTCGAGGCGCCGCCGGTGCTGAAGCTCGAGAAGAGCGAGCTGGGGCGGCGCGACGCCGTCGACGCCAAGGCCGACGCGCCGCGCTTCGAGGCGCCCTTCGTGGCCTCGGCGGCGGGGGTGCAGGAGGCGAAGGCCAACGTCGACTTCTTCATCTGCAGCGACCAGGCCTGCGTGAAGCAGACGCGCACCGTGCCCATCCCGGTCACCGTGAGGTGAGGACCCTCTACGGGGTGAACCCCGTCCGCGAGCTCCTGCGGGCGGGCGGCGACGTGCCGGCCGAGCTGTGGCTGACCAGCGGCGAGCGGAGCCGCGCCCTGTCCGAGCTGGCCGAGGCCGCCCGCGCGCGGGGGGCGAAGGTGCGCGAGGCGCCGCGCGACAAGCTCGACCGCCTGGCCGGGACGGACCGCCACCAGGGCGTGGTGGCGGTGGTCTCGGACTACCGCTACCGCGAGCTCGACGAGCTGCTCGAGGCCGCCCGGGCGGCCGGCGCGCCCCCGCTGCTGGTGGTGCTGGACGGCATCGAGGACCCGCAGAACCTGGGCGCGGTCATCCGCTCGGCGCACGCGCTCGGCGCGCACGGGGTGGTCATCCCCAAGGACCGCGCCGCCGGGGTGACGCCCGCCGCCGCCAAGGCGTCGGCCGGCGCCGTCGAGCACTGCCCGGTGGCCCGCGTCACGAACCTCGCCCAGGCGCTGGAGCGGCTCAAGGAGGCGGGGGTGTGGACGGTGGCCACCGACGCCGCCGCCGAGGAGTCCATCGCCGAGGTGGACCTCACCGTGCCGACCGCGCTCGTCATCGGCTCGGAAGGGGGCGGAGTGAGGCCGCTGGTGCGGCGCACCTGCGACCGCGTGGCGCGCATCCCGATGCAGGGAAAGGTGGGCAGCCTCAACGCCTCGGCCTCCGCCGCCATCGCGCTCTACGAGGTCCTGCGGCAGCGCGGCCGCGCGAAAAATCCTGCGGCACCTCGCGCTTGACAAGGGCGGGCAGGGGGGCTAGAAACCGCCGCTCTACGTGGGTCGTAGGGCGGCACGGATCTGTTCTCGGCGGTGGTGGCGGCCGCGCCGCGCGGGTGCCGGGTTCGGGCTGGCGTAGCTCAGCTGGTAGAGCAGCTGCCTTGTAAGCAGCAGGTCGCGGGTTCGAGTCCCACCGCCAGCTCCAGTTCACGGGTGGCGGAGGGCAGGGCGAGAGTGAGAAGGAGTCGGAGGGGTTCCCGAGCGGCCAAAGGGAGCAGACTGTAAATCTGCCGGCTTACGCCTTCGGTGGTTCGAATCCACCCCCCTCCACCAGTGTCACCTTGAAGGAGTCGAGAAGCACGCGGGAATAGCTCAGTTGGTAGAGCGTCAGCCTTCCAAGCTGAATGTCGCGGGTTCGAATCCCGTTTCCCGCTCCAGTGAGAACGCAGCACGAGAAAGGAACAGGCCCTCTTAGCTCAGTTGGTAGAGCGCGTCCTTGGTAAGGACGAGGTCTCCAGTTCAATCCTGGAAGAGGGCTCCAGTTTTCAGCGAGCAGCGCCGCACACCGGGGAGCGCACATGGCCAAGGAAAAGTTCGAGCGCAACAAGCCGCACGTGAACGTGGGGACGATCGGGCACGTCGACCACGGGAAGACGACGCTCACGGCCGCCATCACGAAGGTGCTGGCGGCGAAGGGCATGGCGAGCTTCATGGCGTACGACCAGATCGACAAGGCCCCCGAGGAGCGGGAGCGCGGCATCACGATCGCGACGGCGCACGTGGAGTACCAGACGGAGAAGCGGCACTACGCGCACGTCGACTGCCCGGGCCACGCGGACTACGTGAAGAACATGATCACCGGCGCGGCGCAGATGGACGGCGCCATCCTGGTGGTCTCGGCGGCGGACGGCCCGATGCCGCAGACGCGGGAGCACATCCTGCTCGCCCGGCAGGTGGGCGTGCCGTACATCGTGGTCTACCTGAACAAGTGCGACATGGTGGACGACAAGGAGCTGCTCGACCTGGTGGAGCTGGAGGTCCGCGAGCTCCTGACGAAGTACGAGTTCCCGGGGAACGAGATCCCGATCGTGAAGGGGTCGGCGCTGAAGGCGCTCGAGGGCGACAAGGGCGACCTGGGCGAGCCGTCGATCATGCGGCTGATGGACGCGGTCGACTCCTACGTGCCGACGCCGAAGCGCGCGACGGACAAGCCGTTCCTGATGCCGGTCGAGGACGTGTTCTCGATCTCGGGGCGCGGGACGGTGGCGACGGGGCGCGTGGAGCGCGGCGTCATCAAGGTGGGCGAGGAGGTCGAGATCGTCGGCATCAAGCCCACGGCGAAGACGGTGGTGACGGGCGTGGAGATGTTCCGCAAGCTGCTCGACGAGGGGCAGGCGGGCGACAACATCGGGGCGCTCTTGCGCGGCCTGAAGCGCGAGGAGGTGGAGCGCGGTCAGGTGCTGGCGAAGCCGGGGTCGATCACGCCGCACACGAAGTTCAAGGGCGAGGTGTACGTCCTGACGAAGGAGGAGGGCGGTCGTCACACGCCGTTCTTCAACGGGTACCGGCCGCAGTTCTACTTCCGGACGACGGACGTGACCGGGACGATGACGCTACCGAAGGGCGTGGAGATGGTGATGCCGGGGGACAACGTGTCGGTGGAGGTGGAGCTCATCACCCCCGTCGCCATGGAGAAGGAGCTCCGGTTCGCCATCCGTGAAGGCGGCCGTACGGTCGGCGCGGGCGTCGTCGCCGAGGTCATTCAGTAAGGGCGCGGGGCCGAGCGGCCCCGCCAACCGCTGGTAGGGCGGGGGCTCGTCCCCCGCCGTCGCGAAACGAGAGACTCACATGGCCGGCAACCGCAGCATCATCACCCTCGAGTGCACCGTCTGCAAAGAGCGGAACTACTCGACCACCAAGAACAAGAAGAAGACGCAGGAGAAGCTCGCGCTCTCCAAGTACTGCCCGCGGTGCCGCAAGCACCAGGGTCACAAGGAGACGAAGTAACGGCGGCGCCGGCCCCTGGGCCGGCGCACCCTTCACAGGCCAGTAGCTCGAACGGCTAGAGCAGCGGTCTCCAAAACCGCGGGTTGGGGGTTCGAATCCCTCCTGGCCTGCCAACTCACCGGCAGCAAACCCCACCCGAAGCACCGAAGCGAGGCACCATGGCGGCGGAAGGCAAGGCAGGCGTCGATCCGAGGAGGATGGTGGTCATCTTCTTCGTGCTGGCCGCGCTCGCCGTGGGCGTGTTCCTGGAGAAGATCCTGGGGCTCGCCTTCTCCTACGCGCGCTGGAACGACCCCGCCCTGTTCGGCGAGGACTGGACGCTCACCACCGTCCTCGGCTACGGCATCGCGGTGGCGGCAGCGGTGGTGGCCTGGCGCGCCACCCGCGTGCGGACGGTCTCGCTCGAGGTCGCCAGCGAGCTCAAGAAGGTCACCTGGCCCACGCTGCGCGAGACCCGCGCCGCCACGGTCGCGGTGGTGGTCGCCACCTTCGTGGCCGCCATCGTCCTCGGCGTCTTCGACTACGTCTGGGCCAAGCTGAGCTCGCTCGTCTACTAGACGGCGGCCGCGCCGGTCCGGGGGCCGGGGCGCAGCGCGGGATCGAGTGGCGGGGCGTCGGCCCCGCCGCGGCGTTTAGAGGGGCGGCAGGCTGGGGCGGCTGAGCGGAACGGAGATTCGGGACATGGCGAAGAAGTGGTACGTCGTCCACACCTACTCGGGCTTCGAGAACAAGGTCAAGAAGTCGATCGAGGAGTACGTCCGCCAGCACGGCGAGGACAAGATCGAGTTCGACGACCTCGAGGACGGCAAGGCCGTCCGCAGGGCGGCGCCGCTCGCCGAGTGCTTCGGGGAGGTGCTCATCCCCATGGAGCAGGTCGTGGAGATGGTGAAGGGGGAGAAGAAGACCTCCAAGCGCAAGTTCTTCCCCGGCTACGTGCTCGTCCACATGCAGATGGCGGACGGCACCTGGCACATGGTGAAGTCGACGCCCAAGGTGACCGGCTTCGTCGGCAACGCGAAGAACCCGCGCGAGGTGCCGGCGGTCCGCGACGAGGAGGTGGCGCGCCTCACCAGCCAGATCTCGGAGGGCACCCTCAAGCCGAAGCCCCGGGTGCAGTTCGAGGACGGCGACCAGGTCCGCGTCATCGACGGGCCGTTCTCGAACTTCAACGGCACGGTGGAGGAGGTCAAGCCCGACAAGGGCAAGCTCCGCGTGCTGGTCTCGATCTTCGGCCGGGCGACCCCGGTCGAGCTCGACTTCATGCAGGTGGAGAAGACGTAGTCCGCAGGCGTGGGAGGGCGCGTCAACGCCCGTCACACCACGAGAGGAGCAGCCATGAAGAAGGTCACAGGTCAGGTCAAGCTGCAGATCCCGGCCGGCAAGGCCAACCCGGCGCCGCCGGTCGGCCCCGCGCTCGGCCAGCACGGCGTCAACATCATGGAGTTCTGCAAGCAGTTCAACGCGGCGACCCAGCAGCAGGCGAAGGACGGTCTCATCATCCCGGTGATCATCACCGTGTACCAGGACCGCTCGTTCACCTTCCTGCTCAAGACGCCGCCCGCCGCCGTCCTCCTCAAGAAGGCGGCCGGCCTGCACACCGAGAAGAAGAAGGGCTCGGGGGCGCACAAGCCCGGCAAGGAGAAGGTCGGGCAGGTGACGAAGAAGCAGGTCGAGCAGATCGCCAAGATGAAGATGCAGGACATGACCGCCGGCACGCTGGAAGCCGCCATGCGGACCGTCGAGGGCACGGCGCTCTCGATGGGGATCGACGTCGTCGGCTAGGCCGCGGACCGGGAGACACACGACATGGCTCACATCGCGAAGAAGTACAAGGCGGTCGCGGCGAAGGTCGACCGCGAGCGGCGCTACAAGCTCGACGAGGCGATGACCCTCGTGAAGCAGACCGCCTCGAAGAAGTTCGACGAGTCGGTGGACGCGTCCATCAACCTCGGCGTCGACCCCAAGCACGCCGACCAGGTGGTGCGCGGCGCGGTCGTGCTGCCGCACGGGATGGGCAAGGCGGTGCGGCTGGCCGTCTTCGCCAAGGGCGACAAGGCCCGCGACGCGCAGGAGGCCGGCGCCGACATCGTCGGGGCCGAGGACCTGGCCGAGAAGATCCAGGGCGGCTTCATGGACTTCGACAAGGTGCTCGCCACCCCCGACATGATGGGCGTGGTCGGCCGCCTCGGTAAGGTGCTCGGGCCCCGCGGCCTGATGCCGAACCCGAAGGTCGGCACGGTGTCGATGGACATCGCCAAGGCCGTCAAGGAGCAGAAGGCCGGCAAGGTGGAGTTCCGCGTCGAGAAGGCGGGCATCGTGCACGTCCCCTTCGGCAAGGCCTCCTTCGAGCCGGAGAAGCTCAAGGCGAACTTCAACGCCATCATGGAGATCATCTTCAAGGCGAAGCCGCAGACCGCCAAGGGCGTCTACGTGAAGAACGTGACCGTGAGCTGCACGATGGGGCCGGGCATCAAGCTCGACACCGCCGAGCTCACCGCCGCCCACGCGTAAGGCTTCGCGGCCGGCGGGGCGCGCTCCCCGCCGGCGATCGCTTCTCCCGGCGGCATGGGGCCGCCGGGGTTTCCTGGTCCAAGACAGCGGGCCCGCTCTCCCCGGGTGCGAGAAGGCGTAGGGGAGGGCGGTCAAACGGGCGAAGGCGTCCGACCCGCCGAGACTCAGGGACGTTCAGCGTCCCCTGCTTGGCCAGGGGGTCAGCGTACCGGCCGTCCGGCCTGTCCGAAGACCCAGTGCACCGTCGCCGCCCCGAGGGGCGGGGCGGTCGGAAAGGTGGTGAGGACAGTTGAACCGGACGGAAAAAGAAGAGGTCATCAACCAGCTTCACGAGCTGATGGCCAAGGCGAAGGCGGCCATCCTCGCCGAGCCGAAGGGGCTCGACGTCGCGACGGTCACCGGTCTCCGCAAGAAGTTCCGTGACGCGAAGATCGACTACAAGATCGTCAAGAACACCCTCGCCCAGCGTGCCGCCAAGGGCACGCCGGTGGAGCCGCTGGTCGAGAAGTTCGTCGGGCCCACCGCGCTCATCATGTCGTACGACGACGTGGTGTCGCCGGCGAAGATCCTGGTGGACTTCGCCAAGGACCGCGAGAACTTCGCGATCCGCACGGCGGTGGTCGAAGGTCAGGTCATCGACGTGAACGGCGTGAAGGCCCTGGCGAAGATGCCGGGTCTCCAGGAGCTGCGCGGGACGATCGCGATGATGATCGCCCAGCCGGCCACCAAGCTCGCGCGGATGATCGGGACCCCGGGCCAGCAGCTCGCCCAGGTCCTGAACGCTCGCAAGGACCAGCTCGGCAAGGCGTAGGAACCGGTACCTGAACCGCCCGCGCGCCGGGAGGCGCCTGGGCACGCTACGAACGGGCGGGGCTCGTCCCCGCCGCCACAGGAAACGAGACAGACATGGCAGACCTGAACACGATCGTCGACCAGCTCAGCACGCTCTCCGTCATGGAGGCGGCCGAGCTCGTCAAGAAGCTCGAGGAGAAGTGGGGCGTCTCCGCCGCCGCCGCGCCGGTGATGATGGCGGCCGGCGGTGGGGCCGCGGCGGCCCCGGCCGAGGAGAAGACGGAGTTCACCGTCGTCCTCGCCGACGCCGGCGCGAACAAGATCAACGTGATCAAGGAGGTCCGCGCGATCACGGGCCTCGGCCTCAAGGAGGCGAAGGACCTCGTCGAGGGCGCCCCCAAGGAGGTCAAGGCCGGCATCGCCAAGGCCGAGGCCGACGAGCTCAAGAAGAAGCTCGAGGCGGCTGGCGCGAAGGTCGAGATCAAGTAGCTCGGGCTCGACCGCCCGCGGCGGGGCAGGCTCGCGCCTGCTCCGCCGCACCCCTTTTCTGGAATCTTTGACAGGTAGGTAGGTTCCCGTTACAACCCGGAACCCCCTGAAATACCGACGCACAGCGACCCCGGCCCGAGGCCGGGTCGAGGCGGCTCGCCGGCC
This Anaeromyxobacter diazotrophicus DNA region includes the following protein-coding sequences:
- a CDS encoding cache domain-containing protein, translating into MKSLSIRVKLVVSVVLILSASGLASAGLVRALYARAVRSASEDALRSASTAYEDLERNDVEKLSTVLDTLVLNPAIREAFAAKDRERLAAVTAPIHHALKAEHGIGHWNFVEPETRKMFFRPHLPAKFGDVIERQGLLRAMARQETSAGKELGKSEFALRVGRPFVVDGKLIGYMELGEGIQHFLGKMKAQTGNDFAMFIAKRFIDQGEWARTRGAERNGWDDWPEVVVVNSTTADPIVDASAIAGGGGASQILSEEGRGGAAFVRGVVPVRDASGTVVGGLVVRHDISALNAGMRASLVQALAFVVALALVACGLIFLLVERLIFGRLRRMTGTMEDLSVRLAGGDYGVGAAVVATNDDEIGRFERFFGEFLALVGNTLRALADRKQAARQVGRPPAA
- a CDS encoding ATP-grasp domain-containing protein yields the protein MHLTILSRSSAIYTTRRLVEAARARGHRARVLDPVQVEMGLGGTAPALYHRRAPFPRTDVVIPRIALSVNQYGLAVVNQLQLLGVTVLNSAQGISASRNKMRCLQLLAGRGIGVPLTVMASDASGLKDMVKHVGGLPVLVKLVAQSEKTGLMICESLPSLEAALEAILGLGQNIVVQQYVKGARGRDLRAFVVGGRVVAALRRRPRAGRFARTLARGARIEACRLPLEDARVAVETARVVGLEVCAVDMLEVKGGPLVFEVNSSPGLREAEEACGVDVAAAIVARAEELRAARPAPLGLARGRRGAAPRRAQLP
- a CDS encoding DUF4388 domain-containing protein, yielding MTLADDAVGRAADGFEGGVAGLGLSDLLQLNAQNRFSGCFRIEHEGALGVIFFRDGEIVHAERGELVGEEAFREILAWPRGRFSVEPNVVAARRTLHKSCEHLLIDALRVVDERRSGRAPAAAPPPAAAGGASAAVEAARRVPGVAEAVLVTRDGKRASEGGYEAEVVAGQACYVAMMAAELGALFQAGELRSVAVQGARRHLLLLAGKAQSLAVVVRADHELGSVEAGVRAALVKGR
- a CDS encoding roadblock/LC7 domain-containing protein gives rise to the protein MHELLAQLNAVPGVVGSLLCDGEGQLLAQAFPPAVDPAQAERAAAVLAARAPGLEAAVGKAALADFRFAGARVVVKGLEGGGQLLFLCAPSINLPFLTMSASSVVKKLERAVRERPGRPGAGALHRAVQRVDELILRSGGDRFKLRGQIALKAGFALDLVDPDSPDDPDKLKKLEAAATAVLGQPFRAGDPTP
- the rlmB gene encoding 23S rRNA (guanosine(2251)-2'-O)-methyltransferase RlmB; this encodes MRTLYGVNPVRELLRAGGDVPAELWLTSGERSRALSELAEAARARGAKVREAPRDKLDRLAGTDRHQGVVAVVSDYRYRELDELLEAARAAGAPPLLVVLDGIEDPQNLGAVIRSAHALGAHGVVIPKDRAAGVTPAAAKASAGAVEHCPVARVTNLAQALERLKEAGVWTVATDAAAEESIAEVDLTVPTALVIGSEGGGVRPLVRRTCDRVARIPMQGKVGSLNASASAAIALYEVLRQRGRAKNPAAPRA
- the dnaK gene encoding molecular chaperone DnaK produces the protein MAKIIGIDLGTTNSVVAVMEGKEPVVITNEEGSRLTPSVVAYTKDSERLVGQVAKRQAITNPEKTIYSIKRFMGRRYSEVGEEVKRVPYHVVEGPNGDARIAIDGKQYSPPEISAQVLLKLKRAAETYLGEKVTDAVITVPAYFNDAQRQATKDAGEIAGLNVRRIVNEPTAAALAYGLDKKKNEKIAVYDFGGGTFDISILEVGENVVEVLATNGDTHLGGDNIDQLVIDWLIAEFKKDTGIDVSKDKMVLQRLKEAAEKAKIELSSMMETEINLPFLTADQTGPKHLAIKLSRAKLEQLVEPLITRSLEPTRKCLADAKLEPAQIDEVVMVGGQTRMPAILAAVKKFFGKEPNRTVNPDEVVAIGAAVQAGVLSGEVKDILLLDVTPLSLGVETLGGVMTKLIDRNTTIPCKRSETFSTASDGQTSVEIHVLQGEREMARDNRTLGRFHLEGLPPAPRGLPQIEVTFDIDANGILNVSAKDKGTGKETKITITHSSGLAKDEVEKMVADASAHEAEDKKRREEVEQKNRAENLAYQMEKLVKDNKEKLAAATVSEIEEAVKKVHEVREKGSAEEVKAAVERLEKASHKAAEELYKTAGAAAGGADGGPQQPPPPEGGAGKKDDVVDAEYKQV